The region AGGACCCGCGTCCGCAGACCGAAGTACCGCGCGAACCGCCCCCACAGCGGGTTCGCGTCCCCGTCCGCGACCTGGTGAATGCGCACCGGCCAGCCCGCGGACGCCGGTGCGGCCAGCACGAAGTGCTCCGCATAGACATCCCGCGCCAGGGCGTCGTCGCGGTGGGTCTCGATCGCCCGGGCCGCGGCGACCAGGAGAGCGGTCACGCCGACGCCTCCTTCCACACCCTCCGCACCAGCGTTGCGAGGCATTGTGCCGGTCACATCTTCTCCCTCGGGCGAGTCGGGACCACGAACAGCGAGGTGCAGCAATGACGGATCAGCGGCGGACGCAACGGATGCCGCCGCGAAGGATCAACGGTGGACGTACGGATGCCGCGGGCGCCCCGGCCCCCCGGCAGAGCGCCCGGCGGCGCGGCCCCGCGGCCACCCGGCCCCTCCGGCCGGCGGCGTCGCATGCTCATCGGCTCCGCCCCTCCGGGATCAGGACGGGCTTGACCACCAGGCCCGCGTCGCAGTCGCGCTCGGCGTCGTTGATGGCGGCGAGCGGGTACGTACGGATCAGCTCGTCGAAGGGGAACCGCCCGGCCTGCCACAGCCCGGTCAGCCGGGGGATCAGAAGTCCCGGCACCGCGTCCCCCTCGCAGATGTGCGAGATCCTCCTGCCCCGGTCCAGCGCCCCCGGCTCCAGCGGCAGCGCGCTGTGGAGCCGCGCCACCAGACCGAGGTGGCCGGTCGGGCGCAGCGCCCGCAGCGCGTCGTTGACCAGCCGGGCGGAGGCCGTGGTGTCCAGCGCGTACTGCGTCCCGCCATCGGTCAGTTTCCGGATACGGCCCGGTAGATCGGCCGACGCCGCATGCAGCGCGATCGCGCCGAACCGCTCCGCGAGAGCCAGCCGTTCGGGATGCCGGTCCACCGCCACGGCCACCGCCCCGCAGGCGGCAGCCGCCATCACCGCGGCCAGACCCACCGCCCCCGCACCGAAGACCGCGACCGACTCGCCGGGCCCGACACCGAAAGACGTGAGGACCGCCCCGGCACCGGTGAGGAAGCCGCAGCCGAGCGGCCCGAGCAGTTCAATGGGCAGCGCGGGATCGACCCGCACGGCGTTACGGGCCGCCACCACCGCGTACTCCGCGAACGAGGACTGGCCGAACCACCGCGGCGCCAGCGCGTCCCCGGCCGCATCGGTGAACCGCCCGGCTCCCTCCTTGCGCCCCCCGAAGAGGTTGAGCGACGCGAAGGAGTCGCAGTAGGCGGGGGCTGCGGCCATGCAGTTCCGGCAGTGGCCGCAGGAGTCGAAGCTCAGCACGACGTGGTCGCCGCCGGCGAGGCCCGTGTGCGGGCCGCCCGTCTCGACCACGACCCCGGCCCCCTCGTGGCCGAGCACCGCAGGCAGCGGGGAGCGGCCCGCCGAGTGCCGGACCGCGAGATCGGTCCGGCACATCCCGCAGCCCGCGATCCTCACCAGGACCTCGCCGTCGGCCGGCCCCGAGTCCAGGACCACCTCCTCGACGGCGAACCGGCTCTCGTACGAGCGCAGCACCGCCGCACCGAACCTCCTGCTCACGCCTCCTCCGGACGGTGCACGACGAACGGCCTGAGATTCCCGTAGAGCCCCCACGGCCCGCCCGCGACACCCACGCCGCTGTCCTTGATGCCCGCGAAGGGCTGGGCCAGGGACAGTTCCGCGTGGTGGTTGATCCACGCCGTCCCGCACTCCAGCCGGCCGGCCACCGCCTCGGCCCGGTCCAGATCGGTCCCCCACACCGAGCCGCCCAGCCCGAAGCCGGTGTCGTTGGCCGCCTCGACGGCTTCGTCCAGGCTCCCGTACGGCAGCACCGGCAGGACAGGGCCGAACTGCTCCTCCGTCACCACCGGACTGCCCGGCGGGACATCGGCCAGGATCGTCGGGGCGTGGAAGTAGCCCGGCCGGTCCAGCCGGTGGCCCCCGGTCACCGCCCGGCCGCCGTCCGCCAGCGCCCGGGCCGTGTAGCGCTCGACCCTCGCCAGTTGAGGAGCGTTGTTGACCGGGCCCAGCTGCGTACCCGGGTCGAGGCCGGGTCCGACGACCGCGGTCTTCGCGCGCTGCGCGAGAGCCTCGACCACATCGGCGTAGAGCCGGGCCGGGGCGTAGACGCGCTTGACCGCCATACAGACCTGCCCGCAGTTGCGGAACGCCGCCCAGAACAGCCGGTCCGCGACGCGCTCCACATCCACGTCCTCCAGCAGCACGGCGGCGTCGTTACCGCCCAGTTCCAGCGTGACCCGGCCGAGGGACGCCGCCGCGCCCGCCGCGACAGCCCGCCCCGTCGCAACCGAACCGGTGAACGTCACATGCCGGATCCCCCGGTGCGACGCCAGCCGGGCGCCGAGCGGCTCATGACCGGTGACGACCGTCAGCACATCCTGGGGAAGGACCGCGGAGATTACGGACCCCAGCAATCGTGTGGCCAACGGCGTGAAGGGCGACGGCTTGAGCACCACCGTGTTCCCCGCGGCCAGCGCAGGCGCGAACTTCGCCGACGCGAGCTGCAGGGGGAAATTCCACGGAACGATCGCGCCGACCGGGCCGAGCGATCGCCAGCGGACCTCACTGCGCACCGGCCGGCCGTCCCTGATCGGCTGCGGCCCGGGGGCCAGCTCGGCGAAGTAGCGTATACGGGCCGCCGTACGGGCGACCTCCGCGTACGACTCGGCCAACGGCTTGCCCTGCTCACGCGTCAGCAACGGCGCAAGATCCGCCCCGGCCGCCTCCACCGCATCAGCCGCCGCGAGCAGGGCCGTGGCGCGGGCCGCGGGATCGGCCCGCCAGCTCCGCCATGCCCCGTGGGCCCGGCTGACGACGGCGTCCAACTCGTCCGGCTGCTGATCGGGAGCCGTATCGAAGGCCTCGCCCGTCGCCGGATCGAGGACGGCGAAGCGCTCGCCGCGCGTCCCGGGTACGCGGCAGGGCTGACTCATCGGCATGCCGGCGATCAGCTCGCGGCAGCGACGGCAGCCGCGTGTTCCCCGGCATGCCGGTCCATCTCCGCCCGGAAGGCGGCCACCAGCTGCGGCTGGATCCTCCCGGTGTTGCGGTCGCCCCCTTCACAGACCGCCCCGCGCACCCCCACGATGTCCGTGCCCATGGCGGTCAGCGCGCCGAGGTCTCCCGCTTTCACGCTGCCCGCGAGGGCGGCGAGCAGACCGGCCTCGTGGGCCAGCCGGACGAACTCCGCGCAGACCTCCGGCGGTACGTGGTCGAACAGCCGCGTGCCGTCCTTGACCGCGGTGTCGAGCATGGCCGCGTCGGAGCCGGAGCGGCGGGCGATGTCGGGCAGCGCGAGCGGGTTGACGCAGCCGATCCGGTGGGCGTCGGCGTAGCCCGAGGCGACGACGAACGCGTCCGGCCGGTAGTCCTTCACCGCCCGGACGACCCCGCGCATGACGTCGACGGCCTGGTCGGGCGTCGTGCATCCGTAGAGGCCGACCTTGATGTACGTGGCTCCGGAGACGGCCGCGCCGAGTGCCGCCTGGGCCACCGTGCCGGGTTTGTACGGCACGTCGCCCACGGTCGCGGACACCGGTTTGTCCGCCGGGATCGCGTCGCGGATCTCCCTGATGACCCACGGGAAGTTCGCACCGAGCGAGCCCTCGTCGGGCTTCTTGACATCGACGATGTCGAGGTGCTCGGCCGCCTTCGCGCAGTCGAGGGCCTCCTCGACGCTGTCCGGGGAGATGAGAAGCAACAATGCGGACTCCTTCCACCGCAGATCCACCCGGCCGAGAGGCAGGTGTGCGGCGTCGACGGGATTCCTTGCGGTCTGCTCATCATCGCTGCGGCCCCCGGCCGCTGGTAGGGCGCGCGGAGTGCGAACAGGTACCGCCACGGCGTATCCAGTGCGCCGTGCACGCCGGTTCGCACGAAGCGCTTGTTCGGACTGGACCAGGACGGAACGATCGCGCGCGAAGGCTCGCTGGACCGGGTGCCTGCGGCGTCCGCCCCCGTCGTGGACGCCGCCCGCGCTCGTATCACCGAGCGGTTCGGCGCTGCGCGGCTACACAGCGCCCACCCCTCCGCGCGGCACCGCGCTGTCGCCCTGGTCGGCGCACCCACCGCACGGATCGCCGCGAGGGTGCCGGCGTCGGTGCCCGTCGAACCGGTCGAACTCGACGACGCGCTCGCCGCTCTCCGCGGGCGGCTCGACCATCTCCGGGCCTGGACCGCGACAGCCCCGGTCCCCGCCGCCGCCTCCGCCGGAAGCGGCTGCGTGCGGAAACCGGGGCGCCGCAAGGCCGGGCGGGATCAGGCGGAGTAGCCCTTCGGGGGTATCAGCCGGGCGAGCTGGTCGAAGGAGAGCCAGTAGATCTGGTTGCCGCTGAAGGACGCGGGGTCCGCGATGAGAACGGTGCTGTTGGCGTCGTCGTAGCCGATGACGGTGAAGTAGTGGTAGATCGTCCGGTCCGACGGGTAACCGGGGGGCTGATTGCCCGGCGGGGCGACGATGTTGGCGACCAGCGGATAGTTGCGGTCGATGTCGAACACGACGTCGGACCACAGGAGGTTCCGCTGCGCCTGGGTGGGCGGATCGTCCGGCATCTCCTTGCTCTCGTACCAGCCGCCGCCGAGATCGGAGTTGAGCACCTCGGTGACCTGTCCGATCCAGTCGGTGCCGTCCTCGGTGGTACCCAGCTCATCGGCGAGTACGCTCTGGCTGGGCGGTGCGATGCGGGCGGAGAGCGCGATCCGCGTGGCGGCCGGGCCGCACCAGTAACCGGTCTCCTGGACCTGGTAGTCGACCTGGAGCCAGTGCGCACCGGCGGTGCTGCCGGAACGGACGCTCAACCGCGTGCCCGCCTTGCGGTAGCCGCCGGCGACGACCGCGCCGTCCTTCGAGCCGTGCGCCAGTACGGACACGACCGGGACCGCGGGTGCCGCGGACGAGGCCTGGGCCGTGCCGGTGAAGCAGAGAGTTCCGGTGACCAGGGCGGTGATCGTGGCGGACACACGTCTCGTACGCATGGGGGCTCCTGGGGGCAGCAGGTCAGGACGGGAAGGAGCGGCTGCGGGGCGCGCTCAGCCGCGGGTGACAGCAGGGGCCGGCGTGGCGGCTGACCCACCAGGAGCATAAGTGGCGCAAGTTGCGGCTTACTTGGGACGCCGGGGTGCACGACGCCCGCGCTTCGGCGTCGATGTCCGCTCGGACGCGACGTCAGGGACCGGTCGTCACGAAGTACCGCCGGCGAGACCGCCGATGCGGTAGTGCATGACCCGGTAGTTCTGGTTGTCGTACCACTGGCTGACGGCGATGTGGAAGTCGCCCGTCGTGGAGCCGGGGACGATGAAGCCGCCGTACGGACTGGCGACGGCGTTGCCGTACTCGGCCCCCGGGACGGTCGGCACGATCATCGTCTGCTCGGGCGTGGTGAAGAAGTTGGACGTCGGCTGGGCGAAGAGCTGGACCCGCAGGGACAGTACGTCCATGTTCAGCCAGGTGAAGGCGTATCCGCCGCCCATGGCGCGGAAGCAGATCTCGCCCCATTTGCGCGCGGCGGTGATGGTGGTGGGGTAATTCCCCCACGCCCAGGCGCCGTTCGCATAGCCCCAGGGCTGATACGCGGCGGGCGTGCCCAGTTGGGTCTGCGGGACCCGGTGGAGCAGCAGGTCCGACACCACGTCACGGTTGAAGGCCGTCGACAGGACGTAGCAGTATCCGTCGCCGGCGACCGCGTACGTCTTCTGCTGGAACTGGCCGTTGTACTGGTTGCCGGGGAATTGGCAGAGGTACTGCCAGGTCTCGCCGTTGTCGTCGGACTTCCAGAAGTCGCTGTGGTCGGTCCGGTAGATCACCCCGCGCATGAGGTGCATGTACATCGTGTTCCCGATGGTGAACACGTCCGACGGGATGGCCGTCGTACCGCCGGCGTGGCCCTCGGGCACGAGGCCGCCGGCGTGCGGGCCGCCCACACTGCCGTCGATCGCCAGGGAGGCCGGGGCGCTGCGGCTGGAGCGCAGACCGACCGGGGCGCGCCAGTCCGGGCCGCCCACCCCGCTGCCGTTGAAGGTGTCGCCGCAGACGAACAGCATGGAGCCGTCCGGACACCGTGCCGGGATGCCGAGGTCGGTCCACGGCGCCGCGAAGCGGCCGGTTTCGGCCGGGCCGGTCAGGTTCTTGATCTTGCTGCCGGCCGGTGCTGCCGCGGGCAGCGCCCCCGCCGCGGCGGCCGCTCCCGGCGTCGCCAGCAGCGTCCCGGCGCCCAGCCCGGCGCCGACGAGGCCGGACAGCACGGTACGGCGGGTGGGCCGGCCGCCGGGTGTGGCGGCCGGGGACGGGCGAGGCCCGGGCGGGGAGGCGGACGGCGGCTGGGACATGGGGACTCCTCGGAATCGGGTGGCCGGTCCGGGCCGGACGCGGCGGTCGCGGCGGACGGCGCCGACGTCGTCCTCGACTCGTCCGTGCGGCATGCGGCCCCCGTAGGGGCGCCGGGTGTACGGGAGTTGCCGGCGATACGGGGAGGCGGACCGTCCGCGCCGCCGGTGGGTTCAGTACAGAGACAGGCCGTAGGCGGCCAGGACTTCGGTGAGCGGCTGGTAGTAACTGGTGCCGCCCGCAGAGCAGTTGCCCGACCCTCCGCTGAACAGGCCGATGGCCGTGGAGCCCGAGAACAGCAGGCCCCCCGTGTCGCCCGGGTCGGTGCAGACGGAGGTGGCGATCAGGCCGCTCACGACCTGCCCGCCGCCGTAGTTGATCGTGGCGTTGAGGGCCTTGACCGTGCCGCAGTGGGTGCCGCTGACAGGGCTCTTGCGGCAGACCTGCTCGCCGACGTAGGGGTTGCCTGCGGACGGGTAGCCGCCCCCGGGGTGCGGCACCGCCGGGTTGTCGTAGCGGATCAGGCCGTAGTCGTTGCCCGGGAAGGACGTGGCGACGGTGGGGCCGATGTACGTGCTGAGGGAGGCGTTCGTGTACCAGGCCGAGGTCCCCTGGGTGCAGTGGCCCGGCATGATGATGTAGTACGTGCTTCCGGCGCGGGCGTTGACCTGCGCCTGGCAGGCGGTGCCGTTGTTGGCGTAGATCATGTCGCCGGCCGAGACCTGGGGTCGTGCCACGCCCCCTGCGGGCGCCGCCGCGGCCGGGCCGCTCGCGACGGCCGCGGCGGCCGCGAACGCGGCGAGGGCGACGGCGGCCAGGCCTGAGCGGCGGGCGGCGGGCCGGGCGGTGAAGCGGTGTCCGATGCTCAACGGAGCCTCCTGGGTGGACAGGTCGCGTCGGTCCTGGCGGGCGCGCCTCATGAGTGCCGGGCGCCACGGTGGCACCCATTCACGGCATGCCCCTGACACGGTGGGGCCAGTATGGGAACGGGCGAGGACAGGCACAAGGGCACAATCGGGCAGGCCCGGCGCGGTGGGCCACGCTGACGGCACCGGCGCGGGCGGCCGGGCGGCTGCCGGGCGGCAGGCTGGCCGCCGCTGTGCCCTGCCGCCGTCCGGCGGTGCCTCCCGCCCGGAAGAACCTGCCCGCGCGGGCAGGTTCTTCCGGGCGGGAGGCACCGCCGACACCGCCGCAGGCGCCGACGTCGTCCGCGAGACGGCCCAGCGGGCAGGAGCCGACATCACCGGGATCGACGGCTCCCACGTCATCATGATCTCGCACTCCGACACCGTCACCCAGGTCGTCCTCAAGGCGCTCAAGAGCGTCAGCCGACCGGAACGGACGGACACGGGCGGGTGGTCCGTTCACCCTTCTGGAGGTCAAACCCGCCGTCCGGCGTCGGCCGCGGCTCGTACGGGGCAGGCATCGTTGCGGGGCCGGGCGACGGGTCCCGGCGCAGGCGTACCGGCACTGGCGCACCCGCGCGGGCGTACCGGCACTGGCGCACCCGCGTCCCGCGACGACGAGGAGGAGCGGCACGATGGCTTCCGACACCCCGCACGGCCCGCCGCCGACCCCGCCGGAAGGCCCACAAGGCCCGGAAGGTCCGCAAGGCCCCGCCGGGAACGGTCCCGGCGGCAGCCACGAGGTCCCCGCGGGCCGCGGCACGCCCGGGTTCGCCGCCGACCTGCGCGACGCGGTGAGCCTGCGCGCGGTGCTGCTGATGGCCGGCGTGCTCGCCCTCCAGCTCGGCTTCATCCTGTCCTACGTCGGCGCCTTCCACTCGCCCAAGCCGCACCACATCGCGGTCGGCGTCGTGGCGCCCGCCCAGGTCGCGGGCAAGCTCACCGGCCGGCTCAACGCGCTGTCCGGCAACCCGTTCAAGGCCCGCGCGGTGCCGACCGCGCGGCAGGCCCGCGACCGGATCCTCGCCCGCGACCTTGACGCGGCGATCGTGGTGAGTCCGCAGACCCGGACCGACACGCTGCTCGTCGCGTCCGCGGCCGGGCCGTCGGTGTCGACCGTCACCACCCAGATCGCGCAGAGGATCGAGACCGGGCAGAACCGGCAGATCCGGATCACCGACCTGCGCGCGCCCGGCCCCAAGGACGGCCGCGGCCTGTCCTCGTTCTACGTCGTGATCGGCTGGATGATCGGCGGCTACCTGGTCGCGGCCATCATGGGCGTGACCGGCGGGACACGGCCGGCGACCGTGCGCCGCACGGGCTTCCGGCTGGCCGGCCTGGTGCCGTACGCGATCCTGTCCGGCCTGGGCGGCGCGCTCATCATCGATCCGGTCCTGGGCGCCCTGACCGGGCACTTCTGGGCGCTGTTCGGTATCGGCGCCCTCATCGTCCTCGCCGCGGGCGCGGCCACCGTCGCCTTCCAGGTGCTGCTGGGTGTGGTCGGTATCGGCCTGGCCATCCTGGTCTTCGTCGTCCTCGGCAACCCCAGCGCGGGCGGCGCGTACCCCAACTCGCTGCTGCCGCCGTTCTGGCGGGCGATCGGCCCCTGGCTGCCGCCGGGCGCGGGCACCACCGCGGTGCGCAACTCCGTCTACTTCGGCGCCCACCACACCACCGGCCCGCTGTGGGTGCTGGCGGTGTACGCGGCGGCCGGCATCCTCGTCGCGCTCGCCGCGTCCGCCCTCCACCTGCGCCGCGCGGCCACCCGCGGCGCCCCGGCCTGACGCCCGGCGGGCGGGGCGCCGCCGGAACGGCTCAGGGGCGCTGGGCGATGTCCTGCGCGTTGTCGGTCGGGCCGGAGCGGGTACGTGAACGGGGTCCGCGAGCGGAAGGTGCGGCGGTAGGTGTCCGAGGCGGCGCTGCGCGCCGGGATCCCTTACGTGGACGTGGCCGCCGAGATCGAGGCATCCTCGATACGTTCGCGCACTTCGCGGACCGCGCCCGTACCGCGGGAACGATCGTCGTGCCCGCGATGGCCTTCTCCGGCGGCCTCGGCGATCTGCTGGCCACCGCCGCGATGGGCGACTGGACGGCGGCCGACGAGGCCCACATCGCGTACGGGCTCAGCAGCTGGCACCCCACCGCCGGGACGCGCGAGGCGGGCGCGGTGTCCCGGGAGCGGCGGGACGGCCGGAGCATCCGCTACGCCGACGGGCGGCTGGAATACCACCGGGACGAGCTGCCGACCCTGGAGTGGCCCTTCCCCGAACCGCTGGGCACCCGGGCCGTCATCGGAGATTTCACGATGGCCGACGTCGTCACCGTGCCCAGCCACCTGGCGATCCCGGACGTGCGCACCTACATGGCGGTCGAGGCGGCGCGGGACCTGTCGGCCCCCGAGACCCCGGCGCCGGCCGCGGCCGACGAGCACGGGCGACCGCGCAGACCTTCCTCATCGATGTCGTCGTACGCTCCGGCGGCAGCGAACGGCGCGCCGTCGCCGGCGGGCGGGACATCTACGCGGTGACCGCCCCGCTCGCGGTGGAAGCGGTCGACCGCGTCCTGAGCGGGCGGATCAGGACGTCTGCGGGAGTCGCCTCCGCCGGCGAGATCTTCGACGCGCCCGGCTTCCTCCGCGCGCTGTCCCCGCACATCCGCCTGGAGTTGCGGCTGTAGCGGGCCGGACGCGCTGTCGCGGGGGTGTCAGCGACGCCGGCGTGTCAGCCGCGCAGGGCCGCGTGGCGCCGCAGGACGTGAACGACGCGGACCGCTGCGAGGATTGTGGCGACCGAAGCGCCCGTGACCAGCAAGAACCTGCCGACAGCGTGCGGAAGGTGCCAGACGGCGGCGGGGCCGGCGATCGCCGCGAACACGACGACGCCGAGGAAGCACGCGCTGAGCAGCGCGTAGCCGATCTCGACGGTGGTCTCGTCCCGCTCGGCCTGGCTCCTCTGCCGTGTCCTCATGGCTCAAGCATGGCATCCGGGCCGCGTGGGGGAACCCTGCGACCGGGCTGCCGCGGCACACCTTCCGGCTCGCGCGCGGGCGGCGCGGAGTCGGTCCACAGGCGGGGGCCGCCCGCGTCGCGCAGGCGGCGCAGGAAGGACAGCACGCCCGCGCTGCCGGTCGCCCAGCCCGGCGCCGGGGCGGCCAAGATGTTGTCGGGGAACAGCGGCCGGCGCAGGGTGCCGCCGCTGCGGGTCAGGATCAGGGCCGCCACGTCCTCGGCGGCGCGGCTCAGCCGGTCGTCGCCGGTGAGCGCCGCCGCGTCGATGAGCAGTTCGCCGACGCCCGACAGTCCGCAACACTGGGAGACCGGGCTCATCCGGGGCGCGAGATCCCGGCAGGCCCAGGCGCACCGCACTCCCAGGTCCGCCGTCCGCGGGTCCTCCTCGTGGCCGCCCAGCTCGATCAGCAGGGTGCCGATCCCGGCGAGTCCGCGGCACCAGGACCCGTAGCGGCGGTGTGCCTCGGGGCGGGCCGCCAGCGCCAGCAACCGCGGTGTGTGCGCGACGAGTTCGGCCAGGCCGCGACGTGCCGCCGCCCCGGCGGCCGGGTCGCCGGTGATGCGGTGGTAGGCGTGCAGGAAGTGGACGACGCCCGCCCGGCCGTGGGCGAAGCCGAACGCGAACGCCGCCTCGGACGCCGCCGCCGAATTCTGCGGTTCCGCGCGCTCCCGCCCGCCCTCGGCGGCCAGCAGCGAGCGGACGCACTCCCCCGCCGCGGCGAGCCGCGCGCCGGCCTCCTCCTCGCGGCCGGCCGCGTCGGCGCGTCGGGCCAGCGCCAGCAGTCCGGTCCCGGCGCCCGCCGCGCCGCCGATCTGGTCGCCGGTGTCGTCGTACGGGCGCGGGCTCGGCGGGGGGACGTACCCCTCGGGGGCGCCGGTCAGCGCGGCGGCGGAGTCGAGGAAGAGGTCGACGCCGGTACGGCCGGTGTGGAGTGCGGCGGTCAGTGCCGGCAGGGCGGGGTGGCGGGCGGTCCGGTGGGCGAGGCCGGTCACGGCCTCGCGTACGCCCGGGTGTTCCATGTGGTGGAGCAGTTCCAGGCCCGCGCCCGCCGCGCCGTCGTAGAGCGTCAGCCCGAAGTTTTGCCGCCCGTGCCGTGACCGCGGGTCCGCGGGCAGTTCGGCGGCGGCGGTCGCGCAGGTCGTGGCGGTGTACGCGATCAGGTCGTCCAGCAGGCCGCGGGTGATCCTCGGCGGCGACGGGAGCCGGCGCCCGCAGGCCGCCGGTGACTGCGGCGCGCGCCACTGCCGTGCGCAGGCGGCGCGTCGTACGGGCTCGGGGTCCAGGAGCCCGGCGACGAATTCACGTGCCGTCCGGTGCGTGGCGCCCGGGAGCGCCGCGGCGAGACAGGCCAGGGTGCGGTCGCGGTTGACGGCGTCGTCCCGGTCGACGACCACCGGGTCCATGCCGGTCAGCGCGAAGTGCAGGGTCGCGCCGAGCGCGTAGAGGTCGTCGCCCGGGCCGGGCGGCCCGCCGGCGCGGTAGGCCGGCATCGAGTAGCCCGGCGTCGCGCCGGCCGGCCGGTCGCCGTGCAGGGCGCTGACGCCGAAGTCGACCAGGTACGCGGTGCCGTCCCCGCCCAGCACCACGTTGGACGGCTTGAGGTCGCCCACGACGACGCCGCGGGCGTGGACACCGTCGAGCACGGCCAGCAGGCGGCGTGCCAGCGCGGCGATTCCGCGGCCGGCCGCGGTCCGGCCCGCGGTACTCGGCTCGTACGGGCCGTGGGCGAGTACGTCGCGGCGCAGGTCGCGGGGGCCGCAGTCGGTGGTGACCAGGTACTCGTCGTCGCCGTGCCGGAGGTGGTCCAGTACCCGGGGGACGCCCTCGACGCCGGACAGGGCCGCCAGGACGGCGTGCTCGTGGCGCAGGCGCCCGCGGGCGTCGACGCCGTCGGGGTCCTCGCCGGCGTAGGCCCTGGCCTGCTTGACGACCACGCGGCTGCCGCCGGCCGCTGTGTCCGCGGCGCGGTAGACGTCGCCGTGCGGGGAGCGGGCGATGCCCGTGGTGAGCCGGTAGCGCCCGCCGATCAGGCGGCCGGTACGGCCCGCGGGCGGCAC is a window of Streptomyces sp. NBC_01477 DNA encoding:
- a CDS encoding aldehyde dehydrogenase family protein, whose translation is MPMSQPCRVPGTRGERFAVLDPATGEAFDTAPDQQPDELDAVVSRAHGAWRSWRADPAARATALLAAADAVEAAGADLAPLLTREQGKPLAESYAEVARTAARIRYFAELAPGPQPIRDGRPVRSEVRWRSLGPVGAIVPWNFPLQLASAKFAPALAAGNTVVLKPSPFTPLATRLLGSVISAVLPQDVLTVVTGHEPLGARLASHRGIRHVTFTGSVATGRAVAAGAAASLGRVTLELGGNDAAVLLEDVDVERVADRLFWAAFRNCGQVCMAVKRVYAPARLYADVVEALAQRAKTAVVGPGLDPGTQLGPVNNAPQLARVERYTARALADGGRAVTGGHRLDRPGYFHAPTILADVPPGSPVVTEEQFGPVLPVLPYGSLDEAVEAANDTGFGLGGSVWGTDLDRAEAVAGRLECGTAWINHHAELSLAQPFAGIKDSGVGVAGGPWGLYGNLRPFVVHRPEEA
- a CDS encoding C39 family peptidase, with protein sequence MRTRRVSATITALVTGTLCFTGTAQASSAAPAVPVVSVLAHGSKDGAVVAGGYRKAGTRLSVRSGSTAGAHWLQVDYQVQETGYWCGPAATRIALSARIAPPSQSVLADELGTTEDGTDWIGQVTEVLNSDLGGGWYESKEMPDDPPTQAQRNLLWSDVVFDIDRNYPLVANIVAPPGNQPPGYPSDRTIYHYFTVIGYDDANSTVLIADPASFSGNQIYWLSFDQLARLIPPKGYSA
- a CDS encoding DUF6332 family protein, whose protein sequence is MRTRQRSQAERDETTVEIGYALLSACFLGVVVFAAIAGPAAVWHLPHAVGRFLLVTGASVATILAAVRVVHVLRRHAALRG
- a CDS encoding S1 family peptidase, which translates into the protein MSIGHRFTARPAARRSGLAAVALAAFAAAAAVASGPAAAAPAGGVARPQVSAGDMIYANNGTACQAQVNARAGSTYYIIMPGHCTQGTSAWYTNASLSTYIGPTVATSFPGNDYGLIRYDNPAVPHPGGGYPSAGNPYVGEQVCRKSPVSGTHCGTVKALNATINYGGGQVVSGLIATSVCTDPGDTGGLLFSGSTAIGLFSGGSGNCSAGGTSYYQPLTEVLAAYGLSLY
- a CDS encoding DUF4185 domain-containing protein translates to MSQPPSASPPGPRPSPAATPGGRPTRRTVLSGLVGAGLGAGTLLATPGAAAAAGALPAAAPAGSKIKNLTGPAETGRFAAPWTDLGIPARCPDGSMLFVCGDTFNGSGVGGPDWRAPVGLRSSRSAPASLAIDGSVGGPHAGGLVPEGHAGGTTAIPSDVFTIGNTMYMHLMRGVIYRTDHSDFWKSDDNGETWQYLCQFPGNQYNGQFQQKTYAVAGDGYCYVLSTAFNRDVVSDLLLHRVPQTQLGTPAAYQPWGYANGAWAWGNYPTTITAARKWGEICFRAMGGGYAFTWLNMDVLSLRVQLFAQPTSNFFTTPEQTMIVPTVPGAEYGNAVASPYGGFIVPGSTTGDFHIAVSQWYDNQNYRVMHYRIGGLAGGTS
- a CDS encoding DUF3533 domain-containing protein, whose amino-acid sequence is MASDTPHGPPPTPPEGPQGPEGPQGPAGNGPGGSHEVPAGRGTPGFAADLRDAVSLRAVLLMAGVLALQLGFILSYVGAFHSPKPHHIAVGVVAPAQVAGKLTGRLNALSGNPFKARAVPTARQARDRILARDLDAAIVVSPQTRTDTLLVASAAGPSVSTVTTQIAQRIETGQNRQIRITDLRAPGPKDGRGLSSFYVVIGWMIGGYLVAAIMGVTGGTRPATVRRTGFRLAGLVPYAILSGLGGALIIDPVLGALTGHFWALFGIGALIVLAAGAATVAFQVLLGVVGIGLAILVFVVLGNPSAGGAYPNSLLPPFWRAIGPWLPPGAGTTAVRNSVYFGAHHTTGPLWVLAVYAAAGILVALAASALHLRRAATRGAPA
- a CDS encoding (5-formylfuran-3-yl)methyl phosphate synthase, whose protein sequence is MLLLISPDSVEEALDCAKAAEHLDIVDVKKPDEGSLGANFPWVIREIRDAIPADKPVSATVGDVPYKPGTVAQAALGAAVSGATYIKVGLYGCTTPDQAVDVMRGVVRAVKDYRPDAFVVASGYADAHRIGCVNPLALPDIARRSGSDAAMLDTAVKDGTRLFDHVPPEVCAEFVRLAHEAGLLAALAGSVKAGDLGALTAMGTDIVGVRGAVCEGGDRNTGRIQPQLVAAFRAEMDRHAGEHAAAVAAAS
- a CDS encoding NAD(P)-dependent alcohol dehydrogenase → MSRRFGAAVLRSYESRFAVEEVVLDSGPADGEVLVRIAGCGMCRTDLAVRHSAGRSPLPAVLGHEGAGVVVETGGPHTGLAGGDHVVLSFDSCGHCRNCMAAAPAYCDSFASLNLFGGRKEGAGRFTDAAGDALAPRWFGQSSFAEYAVVAARNAVRVDPALPIELLGPLGCGFLTGAGAVLTSFGVGPGESVAVFGAGAVGLAAVMAAAACGAVAVAVDRHPERLALAERFGAIALHAASADLPGRIRKLTDGGTQYALDTTASARLVNDALRALRPTGHLGLVARLHSALPLEPGALDRGRRISHICEGDAVPGLLIPRLTGLWQAGRFPFDELIRTYPLAAINDAERDCDAGLVVKPVLIPEGRSR